One genomic segment of Synechocystis sp. LKSZ1 includes these proteins:
- a CDS encoding NUDIX hydrolase, with product MPSSFPWHRLNCFTELRSPWLTLLGERWQDDQGQILDYWRVEKADSIIILPRYQQALLLPKPQFRPGLNQVTWDFPGGRWPEQTPIGNVIPQILQRELGLEAENIAALIPINHQGWPVNSSFSNQKLYGYLADIHPETEISLHHLGGRYPLTPTGLQDLLTILVCLQCRALLLDWWTTQGSSQAD from the coding sequence ATGCCTTCATCATTTCCTTGGCATCGACTCAATTGTTTCACGGAATTGCGGTCACCGTGGTTGACGCTTTTGGGAGAACGCTGGCAGGATGACCAGGGCCAAATTCTGGATTACTGGCGGGTGGAAAAAGCTGACTCCATCATCATCTTGCCCCGCTATCAACAGGCCCTACTCTTACCAAAACCCCAGTTCCGGCCCGGCCTAAACCAAGTCACCTGGGATTTTCCGGGTGGACGTTGGCCAGAACAAACGCCTATTGGTAACGTCATCCCGCAGATTCTACAGCGAGAATTGGGGCTAGAAGCAGAAAACATTGCGGCCTTGATACCGATTAATCATCAGGGTTGGCCGGTTAATAGTTCCTTTTCCAATCAAAAACTTTATGGTTATCTCGCAGATATTCATCCAGAAACCGAGATTTCGCTCCATCACCTAGGCGGTCGTTATCCCCTCACGCCGACAGGCCTCCAAGACCTCTTGACAATTCTGGTCTGTTTACAGTGTCGGGCTCTGCTGTTAGATTGGTGGACAACCCAGGGGTCAAGCCAGGCAGATTAG
- a CDS encoding NYN domain-containing protein — protein sequence MNTSTYAALLLVDGYNIIGSWSSLKQTRDQHGLALARQELVEALINYSAHQGYQTQVVFDAQMQRAPATVESPSPHLSVHYTDWMQTADTYIEKRCAQFSRKGEQFPARLIVATSDRAQQLTVVGYGAEWMSAQLLAKDVGNCKTQVKRRQKHSRQSSARFLFNTLDATVQEKLRRWRHDLY from the coding sequence ATGAATACTTCGACCTACGCCGCGTTACTCCTAGTAGATGGCTATAACATTATTGGCAGTTGGTCGTCTCTCAAGCAAACCCGTGACCAGCATGGACTGGCATTGGCCCGCCAAGAACTGGTTGAAGCGCTGATTAACTATAGTGCTCACCAAGGTTATCAGACCCAGGTGGTTTTTGATGCTCAGATGCAACGAGCACCGGCAACCGTAGAAAGCCCCAGTCCTCACCTCTCGGTTCACTACACCGACTGGATGCAAACCGCTGATACCTACATCGAAAAACGCTGTGCTCAGTTTTCCCGCAAAGGGGAACAATTTCCGGCCCGTCTAATTGTGGCAACGTCCGACCGCGCCCAGCAGTTGACTGTTGTGGGTTACGGGGCCGAATGGATGTCGGCTCAATTATTGGCCAAGGACGTGGGCAACTGTAAAACCCAAGTCAAACGACGACAAAAACATTCTCGGCAGTCCTCCGCTCGTTTCCTCTTTAACACCCTGGATGCCACAGTCCAAGAAAAACTTCGTCGTTGGCGCCATGACCTATACTAA
- a CDS encoding FAD-binding oxidoreductase, giving the protein MAWIVPISARVLTVQIALTTIADWGLLLLAGNLQDYDRSGQSLALIKGYTTMAHFDWIVLGAGITGLPLAYELQKVGQRVLLLDKVLAPVNATAYGYGGVPYWSGTTPLLQQLCRESRALLGTLAQELDGATEYRELDLLLYLQAGDDPQGLEQNFRACLTPPTLLDQATVLALEPQLNPAIITGALTVPHGHIHPIKTLQAYRQAFLRLGGEIKLATVQRFLHQGDTLTGVVTSRATYAAPNIVVCAGADSRALLSRIGVDLPLYFSQALVLQTPPLAQRLAPLVMPARFARLALEAQASSLDWSTPTDTVQAEVLEAGAIQFLDGHYLLGQISQLVTHPAYQPDPIASEQRLRAAIAQVLPNLANVPAQLHHCRVAFASPNPLVGQVKTRPGLYLFTGFSSPFCYSLPLARHFAQAVTTGHDAIFTTLNQQLQALDAKQ; this is encoded by the coding sequence ATGGCCTGGATCGTGCCCATCTCTGCTCGCGTCCTAACGGTTCAAATTGCCTTAACCACGATAGCGGATTGGGGACTGCTGTTACTAGCCGGTAATCTTCAGGATTACGATAGAAGCGGACAATCTCTCGCTCTGATTAAGGGATACACAACCATGGCCCATTTTGATTGGATTGTACTAGGAGCTGGCATCACAGGGCTTCCCCTAGCTTACGAACTGCAAAAGGTGGGTCAGCGAGTTCTGCTGTTAGACAAGGTTTTGGCCCCGGTCAATGCCACGGCCTATGGCTACGGGGGCGTTCCCTATTGGTCGGGGACAACACCACTCCTGCAACAACTCTGCCGTGAAAGCCGGGCCTTGTTAGGTACCCTGGCGCAGGAACTGGACGGGGCCACAGAATATCGAGAATTAGACCTCCTGCTCTACCTCCAAGCTGGCGATGATCCCCAGGGCCTTGAGCAAAACTTCCGGGCCTGTTTAACGCCACCAACCCTTTTAGACCAGGCCACCGTTCTGGCCCTGGAACCCCAATTGAATCCCGCTATTATTACTGGGGCCTTGACGGTTCCCCATGGCCATATTCACCCGATTAAAACCCTCCAGGCCTATCGCCAGGCCTTTTTGCGACTCGGAGGAGAAATAAAACTCGCAACGGTGCAAAGATTTCTCCACCAGGGCGACACCCTGACTGGTGTTGTGACGTCACGGGCCACCTACGCCGCTCCCAACATTGTCGTCTGTGCTGGGGCCGATAGCCGAGCCTTACTTTCCCGCATTGGGGTTGATCTCCCCCTCTACTTCAGTCAGGCCCTGGTTCTGCAAACTCCCCCTTTGGCCCAGCGCCTAGCTCCTCTGGTCATGCCGGCCCGCTTTGCTCGTCTGGCCCTAGAGGCCCAGGCCAGTTCTCTTGACTGGTCAACCCCGACCGATACTGTGCAAGCAGAAGTCCTAGAAGCCGGGGCCATTCAATTTTTAGATGGCCACTATCTATTAGGGCAAATCAGCCAACTGGTGACCCATCCCGCCTATCAACCTGACCCTATTGCTAGTGAACAACGCCTGCGGGCCGCGATTGCTCAAGTCTTGCCAAACTTAGCCAATGTGCCAGCCCAACTTCACCATTGCCGTGTCGCCTTTGCCTCTCCCAATCCCTTGGTCGGCCAAGTGAAGACTCGACCCGGCCTATATTTGTTTACGGGTTTTAGTAGCCCCTTCTGCTACAGTTTGCCCTTAGCCCGTCACTTTGCCCAAGCCGTCACCACCGGGCACGATGCTATTTTTACGACGCTTAATCAGCAATTACAGGCCCTGGATGCGAAACAGTAG
- a CDS encoding esterase-like activity of phytase family protein, giving the protein MRILASLVPRHLISITIGETALNFGDSKLISLSTVFMGHFRIGLLLASYLCLSFWGWIPPALAQARLFQPLAIEFLGEYQLPSQTKEGLKVGGLSGLTYDRQREQFYAISDDRQHPRFYTLKLKIVPSGQQPALTAVEVEKVTVLRDAQGQPYPPNQLDTEGIALSPRDSLFISSEGVSATQALPLIGEFNRQTGQLQQLLPLPQRFLALKPGQGIRDNLGFEALTLAATSTLADDPFRLFTAPENGLAQDLDPEAPSWAAPLRWLHYGINSISSPGLIAENPYLLDPAPAGTLTNGLCDLLALPQEGTFLSLERTFGLTGFGAKLFQVVNANATDTSRLASLAGGRAQLDPLRKQLLLDLSTLGLELDNLEGLSWGPRFADGSASLILVSDDNFRPEQVTQFLLFRIQGL; this is encoded by the coding sequence GTGCGGATTTTAGCTAGCCTAGTTCCCCGTCACCTCATCAGTATTACCATCGGGGAGACCGCCCTCAACTTCGGCGACTCCAAGTTAATCTCATTAAGTACTGTTTTCATGGGACATTTCCGCATTGGTCTTCTGTTGGCAAGTTACCTATGCCTTAGTTTCTGGGGATGGATTCCCCCGGCCTTGGCCCAGGCTCGTCTATTTCAGCCCTTGGCTATTGAATTTTTAGGAGAATATCAACTACCGTCTCAAACGAAAGAGGGCCTTAAAGTTGGGGGCCTCTCGGGCCTGACCTACGACCGTCAGCGCGAGCAGTTCTATGCCATCAGTGATGACCGTCAGCATCCCCGTTTTTATACCCTGAAGCTGAAAATCGTACCATCGGGCCAGCAACCGGCTTTAACCGCAGTAGAGGTTGAAAAGGTAACCGTTCTGCGGGATGCCCAGGGCCAACCCTATCCTCCAAACCAGCTTGATACCGAAGGTATTGCCCTCAGTCCCCGTGACAGTTTGTTCATTAGCAGTGAAGGCGTCAGTGCCACCCAGGCCCTGCCCCTCATTGGTGAATTTAACCGTCAGACGGGCCAACTCCAACAACTCTTGCCCCTACCCCAGCGTTTTCTGGCCCTGAAACCCGGCCAGGGCATTCGCGATAATCTAGGGTTTGAGGCCTTAACCCTTGCCGCCACTAGTACTCTGGCTGATGATCCCTTTCGTCTGTTTACGGCCCCGGAAAATGGTCTAGCCCAGGATCTCGACCCCGAGGCCCCTAGCTGGGCTGCCCCTCTACGGTGGCTCCACTACGGCATCAATAGCATCAGCAGTCCGGGCCTGATCGCCGAAAATCCCTATCTGCTCGACCCCGCCCCGGCAGGAACCCTGACTAATGGGCTCTGTGACCTATTGGCCCTGCCGCAGGAAGGCACTTTTCTAAGTCTAGAACGAACTTTTGGCCTCACCGGGTTTGGGGCCAAGCTGTTTCAGGTGGTGAATGCCAATGCCACGGATACGTCCCGACTGGCTAGTCTAGCTGGGGGCCGGGCCCAATTAGATCCATTGCGCAAACAATTGCTCTTGGATTTATCCACCCTCGGTCTCGAACTGGATAACCTAGAGGGCCTAAGTTGGGGGCCGCGGTTTGCCGATGGCAGTGCTAGCTTAATCCTAGTCAGTGATGATAATTTTCGGCCCGAGCAAGTCACCCAATTCCTACTGTTTCGCATCCAGGGCCTGTAA
- a CDS encoding peroxiredoxin, with translation MPPLRSFLSHLRTAFLLMGLVMGLVSISVDPVLALGGPQPPLDQPAPTFSLPSSQEETAVQLRDYRGQWVVLYFYPQDFTPGCTLEAQRFQKDLPQYQALNTQILGVSVDDLQSHEAFCDAEGLKFPLLADTTGGVSKAYGSWLSGNALRHTYIIDPQGILRERFLGVRPAIHSQEVLARLKELQAQG, from the coding sequence ATGCCTCCCCTTCGTTCTTTTCTTTCGCACCTCCGGACAGCATTCCTTTTGATGGGCCTAGTGATGGGCCTGGTATCAATATCTGTTGATCCGGTTTTGGCCCTCGGTGGCCCCCAGCCCCCCTTAGACCAGCCGGCCCCGACCTTTTCTCTACCCAGTAGCCAGGAGGAAACGGCAGTGCAGTTAAGGGATTATCGTGGTCAGTGGGTAGTGCTCTACTTCTATCCTCAGGACTTTACGCCAGGATGTACCCTAGAAGCTCAACGGTTTCAGAAAGACTTGCCCCAATACCAGGCCCTGAATACCCAAATTTTAGGCGTTAGTGTTGATGATCTCCAGTCTCACGAGGCCTTTTGTGATGCCGAGGGCCTTAAATTTCCACTGCTAGCCGATACCACTGGGGGAGTTAGCAAGGCCTATGGGTCTTGGTTGAGTGGTAATGCCCTGCGTCATACCTACATCATTGATCCCCAAGGCATTTTACGAGAGCGTTTTTTGGGAGTCCGGCCAGCCATTCATAGCCAAGAGGTGTTGGCCCGGCTCAAGGAATTGCAGGCCCAGGGTTAG
- a CDS encoding DUF760 domain-containing protein: MTPDFQRSQNLFAGNDLESTESLWNYVQNLSPDTIAQLSRPESPEVFQVMERNIIGLLGNLPSEHFGITVSTSRESLGRLLASAMMSGYFLRNAEQRLSFEQSLQGLAEGRES, translated from the coding sequence GTGACCCCTGACTTCCAACGGTCTCAAAATCTCTTTGCGGGCAACGACCTAGAGTCCACCGAAAGTCTCTGGAACTATGTCCAAAACCTCAGTCCCGACACCATTGCCCAATTGTCTCGCCCTGAATCCCCCGAAGTCTTTCAGGTGATGGAGCGCAACATTATTGGCCTATTGGGAAATCTGCCCTCTGAGCATTTTGGTATCACAGTGAGTACCAGTCGAGAAAGCTTGGGTCGCTTGTTGGCCTCAGCCATGATGAGTGGTTACTTTCTCCGCAATGCTGAGCAACGCCTCAGTTTTGAACAATCTCTCCAAGGCCTTGCGGAAGGGCGTGAATCCTAA
- a CDS encoding BLUF domain-containing protein — MQLCRLIYSSYANDDLTYQDLKEIMAKSEANNQVDGITGLLCYGDGMFLQILEGNRQKVSKTYHRIASDHRHHTPALIECISIENRLFGTWSMRAVKLGELNNEVIRNLILKYSESTTFEPQFMSPQQCLSFMKEMAVLLA; from the coding sequence ATGCAACTCTGTCGCCTTATCTATAGCAGTTACGCCAATGACGACCTGACTTACCAGGACTTGAAGGAAATCATGGCTAAGTCGGAAGCCAATAATCAAGTGGATGGGATTACCGGCCTACTCTGCTACGGAGACGGTATGTTTCTACAGATTCTAGAGGGCAATCGCCAAAAAGTCAGCAAAACCTATCATCGTATTGCTAGCGACCATCGCCACCACACTCCGGCCCTAATTGAATGTATTTCGATTGAAAATCGTTTGTTCGGCACCTGGTCGATGCGTGCGGTCAAGTTGGGGGAACTCAATAACGAAGTGATTCGTAATCTAATTCTTAAGTACTCTGAATCAACAACCTTTGAGCCCCAGTTTATGTCACCCCAGCAATGCCTGAGCTTCATGAAAGAAATGGCCGTCCTGCTTGCTTAA
- a CDS encoding RidA family protein translates to MSMKVINTDNAPAPVGPYNQAIAANGLLFVAGQIPLNPHTGQLVGGDITAQTEQVMANLGAILAAAGSSWSQVVKTTVFLSDLNNFGAMNEVYARYFESATAPARACVEVVRLPKDVLVEIDCIAGL, encoded by the coding sequence TTGTCCATGAAAGTCATTAATACCGATAACGCTCCAGCCCCTGTTGGCCCCTATAATCAAGCGATTGCCGCTAACGGCCTCTTGTTTGTCGCAGGACAAATCCCCCTCAATCCTCATACGGGTCAATTGGTCGGCGGAGATATTACAGCCCAAACGGAACAAGTAATGGCTAATTTAGGGGCGATTCTCGCCGCCGCTGGGAGTTCCTGGAGCCAAGTCGTGAAGACCACTGTTTTTTTGAGTGATCTGAACAATTTTGGGGCGATGAATGAAGTCTATGCCCGCTATTTTGAGTCGGCGACTGCACCCGCCAGAGCCTGTGTTGAGGTGGTCCGTCTTCCCAAAGATGTATTGGTGGAAATCGACTGCATTGCTGGGCTTTAG
- the mutY gene encoding A/G-specific adenine glycosylase: MNPNDTRAWAELRPLLLAWYRSHARVLPWRNIDDPYRIWISEVMLQQTQVQTVLPFYERWLQAFPTVGHLAEADLQAVLKQWAGLGYYARARNLHRASQIIVKDYGGVFPESLTDWLALPGIGRTTAGGILSSAFNQPISILDGNVKRVLARLIALTVPPNQALSQLWQLSDQLLDPDHSRDFNQALMDLGATLCTRHQPDCPRCPWQGYCQAYNRGIQNDLPKRKMSAPLPHKQIGVAVITNAQGQILIDRRPAEGLLGGLWEFPGGKIEPGETVQACIEREIQEEIGIAIAVEDPLITIDHAYTHFRVTLHVHLCRYLSGTPQALECEEVRWVALEELDQYPFPKANTEIIAALKRHFAAGTFP; the protein is encoded by the coding sequence GTGAATCCTAATGATACTAGGGCCTGGGCAGAACTACGGCCCTTACTCTTGGCCTGGTATCGTAGCCATGCTAGAGTCCTACCCTGGCGCAATATTGATGACCCCTACAGAATTTGGATCTCGGAGGTCATGCTCCAGCAGACCCAAGTACAAACCGTCCTGCCTTTCTATGAACGTTGGCTCCAGGCCTTTCCGACGGTAGGGCATCTGGCCGAGGCAGATCTACAAGCTGTTCTCAAGCAATGGGCGGGTCTCGGTTACTACGCCCGAGCCCGTAACCTCCACCGAGCCTCTCAAATCATTGTCAAGGACTACGGCGGGGTCTTTCCAGAAAGCTTAACGGATTGGTTGGCCCTGCCGGGAATTGGACGAACCACGGCCGGTGGCATTCTCAGCTCAGCTTTTAATCAACCCATTTCTATCCTCGATGGGAATGTAAAGCGGGTGCTGGCCCGTTTAATTGCCCTAACCGTTCCCCCCAACCAGGCCCTATCCCAACTATGGCAACTCTCGGATCAACTCCTCGACCCCGACCATAGCCGGGATTTTAACCAGGCCCTGATGGATTTAGGGGCCACCCTCTGTACCCGTCACCAACCGGATTGTCCACGCTGTCCTTGGCAAGGGTACTGTCAAGCCTACAATAGGGGAATCCAAAATGACCTACCGAAACGAAAAATGTCTGCGCCGCTTCCCCATAAACAGATTGGTGTAGCTGTGATCACCAACGCTCAAGGACAAATCTTGATTGACCGCCGACCAGCAGAGGGCCTCCTGGGGGGCCTGTGGGAATTTCCGGGGGGCAAAATCGAGCCTGGAGAAACCGTGCAGGCTTGCATTGAGCGGGAAATTCAAGAAGAAATTGGCATTGCTATTGCGGTAGAAGATCCCCTAATTACGATTGATCATGCCTACACCCACTTCCGGGTGACGCTCCACGTTCATCTGTGTCGTTACTTAAGCGGCACGCCCCAGGCCCTGGAATGCGAGGAAGTGCGTTGGGTGGCCCTTGAGGAGTTAGACCAATATCCCTTTCCTAAGGCTAATACCGAGATTATTGCGGCCCTGAAGCGACATTTTGCCGCGGGAACATTCCCCTAG
- a CDS encoding phosphoribosylanthranilate isomerase — protein sequence MNRQRVKICGLRHPSQAQAITALGFQTLGFICVPTSPRYVTPQQIRDIMALLSPTIATIGVFANQAAEEIEAVVKETGLTGIQLHGNETPAFCQQLRRQCPGQELIKALRIPQASALEQASAYYAVVDSLLLDAYHPEQLGGTGHTLPWADLGIFQPPIPWFLAGGLTPNNVALALSYLQPDGLDLSSGVEVAPGDKDLEKVQSLKLALAQAGWTLA from the coding sequence GTGAATCGTCAACGAGTTAAAATTTGTGGCCTGCGCCACCCAAGCCAGGCCCAGGCCATTACGGCCTTAGGCTTCCAGACGCTGGGTTTTATTTGTGTCCCCACCTCTCCCCGCTACGTGACCCCGCAACAGATTCGGGACATTATGGCCCTGTTATCCCCAACCATTGCCACCATCGGTGTCTTTGCCAATCAGGCCGCTGAGGAGATTGAGGCTGTGGTAAAAGAAACGGGCCTAACCGGTATTCAACTCCACGGCAATGAAACGCCAGCTTTTTGTCAACAGCTACGACGCCAGTGTCCTGGCCAGGAATTAATCAAGGCCCTGCGGATTCCCCAGGCCTCAGCCTTGGAGCAAGCCTCGGCCTACTACGCCGTTGTGGATAGCCTCCTTCTTGATGCCTACCATCCTGAGCAATTGGGGGGTACGGGTCATACGTTGCCCTGGGCCGATTTGGGAATTTTTCAGCCGCCCATTCCCTGGTTTCTGGCCGGGGGCCTAACCCCAAATAATGTTGCTCTGGCCCTGAGTTACCTCCAACCCGATGGACTCGATCTTTCCAGTGGCGTGGAAGTGGCCCCCGGAGATAAGGACTTAGAGAAGGTTCAGTCCCTGAAGTTGGCCCTGGCACAAGCAGGATGGACTTTGGCCTAA
- the hisS gene encoding histidine--tRNA ligase encodes MGTIQAIRGTRDIFPPEISYWHRIEQVARQVLNRACYQEIRTPIFEQTSLFERGIGEATDVVGKEMYSFRDRGDRSLTLRPEGTAGVVRAYIENNLYAVGGVQRLWYQGPMFRYERPQAGRQRQFHQIGVEVLGSADPRADVEVMALATDILKNLGLQHLHLALNSVGNGEDRQRYREALVAYLTPYRAELDPDSQERLDRNPLRILDSKDKKTQAIVQAAPSILDYLGEDSRRHFDQVQQLLTDLDIAYELTPSLVRGLDYYTHTAFEIQSDDLGAQATVCGGGRYDGLVQSLGGPETRAVGWAIGLERLVILLQQLGPSNPARPDFYLISKGEKAEAKASQLAQQLRHQGFSVELDLSGSAFSKQFKRADRLRARACLVLGEAEAETDTVQLKWLASKEQETCNLKELLSQGEQLRQRLAELN; translated from the coding sequence ATGGGCACGATCCAGGCCATTCGAGGTACCCGTGATATTTTTCCCCCCGAAATTAGCTATTGGCACCGGATTGAGCAGGTAGCCCGGCAGGTGCTGAACCGGGCCTGTTATCAGGAAATTCGTACTCCTATTTTTGAGCAAACCAGTCTTTTTGAGCGTGGCATTGGCGAAGCAACGGATGTCGTCGGCAAGGAAATGTATAGCTTTAGGGATCGGGGCGATCGTTCGCTGACGTTGCGGCCAGAAGGCACTGCGGGTGTTGTCCGAGCCTACATTGAAAATAATCTCTATGCTGTGGGGGGAGTACAACGGCTGTGGTATCAAGGGCCGATGTTCCGCTACGAGCGGCCCCAGGCGGGACGACAACGCCAGTTCCACCAGATTGGGGTTGAAGTCTTGGGCAGTGCAGATCCCCGGGCCGATGTAGAAGTTATGGCCCTGGCTACGGATATTCTGAAAAATCTCGGCCTCCAGCATTTGCATTTGGCCTTGAATTCCGTCGGCAATGGAGAGGATCGTCAGCGCTATCGGGAGGCCCTGGTGGCCTATCTCACCCCCTATCGTGCCGAACTAGATCCTGATTCCCAGGAGCGTCTTGACCGCAATCCCCTACGCATCTTGGATAGTAAGGACAAAAAAACTCAAGCAATTGTCCAAGCGGCCCCGAGCATTCTCGATTACCTCGGTGAAGACTCCCGTCGGCATTTTGATCAAGTCCAGCAGTTGCTCACGGATCTAGACATTGCCTACGAACTCACCCCCAGCTTGGTACGGGGCCTGGATTATTACACCCACACGGCCTTTGAAATCCAATCTGATGATCTGGGGGCCCAGGCCACGGTCTGTGGCGGGGGCCGGTATGATGGCCTGGTGCAATCCCTCGGGGGGCCAGAAACTCGCGCAGTGGGTTGGGCCATTGGCCTGGAACGTCTGGTCATTTTGCTCCAACAACTGGGCCCAAGTAACCCAGCCCGTCCTGATTTTTACCTGATCTCCAAGGGCGAAAAAGCTGAAGCCAAGGCCTCCCAGTTGGCCCAACAACTCCGTCACCAAGGCTTTTCGGTGGAGCTGGACTTGAGTGGTAGCGCCTTTAGTAAACAATTCAAACGGGCTGACCGACTCCGGGCCAGGGCCTGCCTCGTACTGGGAGAGGCCGAAGCCGAAACCGATACCGTGCAATTAAAATGGCTCGCCAGCAAGGAACAGGAAACTTGTAACCTTAAGGAGCTATTGAGCCAGGGGGAGCAACTCCGCCAACGCCTAGCCGAGCTCAATTAG
- a CDS encoding pitrilysin family protein → MTASLLPAALNHPTVHTFPNGLTIIAEQMPVEAVALDLWLRIGSVLEADCINGMAHFLEHMVFKGTPNLGSGAFERAIEERGAVTNAATSQDYTHYYITTAPHDFATLAPLQFEVVLNPSIAPEAFERERLVVLEEIRRSQDNPQRRIFQQVLNLGFPQSPYQRPVLGTQEIIEQLTPLQMQDFHAHWYQPGAMTAVVVGNLPPEDLIQTVAAGFARAYAVKSPTQVLPTPDIPALTSFTDIVTQEVVDESLHQARLILLWRVPSLDQLTETDALDVLAAILGRGRVSRLFRELREEKKLVSAISASNLTQAGQGLFYVVAQLPEENLAVVEALILAQMQALQDGGITGAELGRVQTQVANRFIFGNERPGDRAGLYGYYHSQLQQLAPALIYPQRIRELTAEQLQQAAQAYLSPEAYGRVIVRPQVNLPV, encoded by the coding sequence ATGACCGCTTCCCTGCTCCCCGCCGCTCTCAATCATCCCACAGTTCACACTTTTCCCAATGGATTAACCATCATTGCAGAGCAGATGCCCGTGGAGGCCGTTGCCCTCGACCTATGGTTACGGATAGGGTCAGTATTAGAAGCCGACTGCATTAATGGTATGGCCCATTTCCTAGAGCACATGGTATTTAAGGGAACTCCCAACTTGGGCAGTGGGGCCTTTGAGCGGGCCATTGAAGAGCGCGGCGCTGTCACCAATGCTGCCACCAGTCAAGACTACACTCACTATTACATCACCACTGCCCCTCATGATTTTGCTACCTTGGCCCCGCTACAGTTTGAAGTGGTTTTAAATCCCAGCATTGCGCCGGAAGCCTTTGAACGGGAGCGATTAGTGGTACTTGAAGAGATTCGTCGGAGCCAAGACAATCCCCAGCGCCGTATCTTTCAGCAAGTCCTAAACCTGGGCTTTCCCCAGTCTCCCTACCAACGTCCGGTCTTGGGCACTCAAGAGATCATTGAGCAACTGACTCCCCTGCAAATGCAAGATTTTCATGCCCATTGGTATCAACCTGGGGCTATGACCGCGGTGGTAGTGGGCAATCTCCCACCAGAAGACCTGATTCAAACCGTCGCGGCAGGTTTTGCCCGGGCCTATGCGGTGAAATCGCCAACTCAGGTACTGCCAACGCCCGATATTCCTGCGCTGACATCGTTTACCGACATTGTGACCCAGGAGGTAGTGGATGAGTCTTTACACCAGGCCCGTCTGATTTTGCTCTGGCGGGTACCTAGCCTGGATCAACTGACGGAAACTGATGCCTTGGATGTATTAGCGGCTATTTTAGGGCGGGGCCGAGTCTCTCGTCTATTCCGAGAACTGAGGGAAGAAAAAAAACTGGTTAGTGCCATCAGCGCCAGTAACCTTACCCAAGCGGGCCAAGGTCTGTTTTATGTCGTGGCTCAACTTCCCGAAGAGAATTTGGCGGTAGTCGAAGCGCTAATTTTGGCCCAGATGCAGGCCCTGCAGGATGGTGGGATTACAGGAGCAGAATTGGGACGCGTGCAAACCCAAGTGGCCAATCGTTTCATTTTCGGCAATGAACGCCCCGGCGACCGTGCCGGTCTCTACGGCTATTACCACAGTCAACTCCAGCAGTTGGCCCCGGCCCTAATTTATCCCCAGCGGATTCGTGAGTTGACAGCGGAGCAACTCCAGCAAGCGGCCCAGGCCTACTTGAGCCCTGAAGCCTACGGTCGCGTGATTGTCCGGCCCCAGGTCAATCTGCCTGTGTAA